A genomic window from Ruminiclostridium cellulolyticum H10 includes:
- the spoIIAB gene encoding anti-sigma F factor, with amino-acid sequence MQLVNEMKLEFMSKSNNESFGRVVAAAFASQLDPTVEELADIKTAVSEAVTNAIIHGYEDTAGKVEMICRLYDEGIQIIISDKGKGIEDIELARQPLYTSKPDMERSGMGFTVMESFMDSVEIVSEPNMGTTVTMFKKLKS; translated from the coding sequence ATGCAACTGGTTAATGAGATGAAGCTTGAATTTATGAGTAAATCCAATAATGAATCTTTTGGAAGAGTCGTTGCTGCGGCATTTGCGTCCCAGCTTGATCCTACTGTAGAGGAATTGGCGGATATAAAAACGGCTGTTTCCGAGGCTGTAACAAATGCCATAATACATGGCTATGAGGATACAGCGGGAAAGGTAGAAATGATTTGCAGGCTATATGACGAAGGTATTCAAATAATAATATCCGATAAAGGAAAAGGAATAGAGGATATTGAACTGGCACGGCAGCCTCTTTACACTTCAAAGCCGGACATGGAGCGTTCTGGAATGGGTTTTACCGTTATGGAGAGTTTTATGGATAGCGTCGAAATAGTTTCTGAACCCAATATGGGTACAACTGTCACAATGTTTAAAAAATTAAAATCTTAA
- the sigF gene encoding RNA polymerase sporulation sigma factor SigF, which translates to MKETSDDAVFTLIIKAKAGDKQAQSVLVEKNVGLVWSIVKRFQNRGYEVDDLFQIGSIGLIKAINKFDTSYDVKFSTYAVPMIIGEIKRFIRDDGIIKVSRSLKEVSSKARITKEIMSKELGREPTINEIAQHMNISPEELVMAIEAGCTPESLYSTIGDGENSPILLIDRIDAANNNSCEVDLIDKIAIRQILDTLDTRERQIIILRYFKEKTQVQIAKLLGISQVQVSRIEKKILRDIKSKMIANNN; encoded by the coding sequence ATGAAGGAAACATCAGATGATGCTGTTTTTACTCTTATAATAAAGGCCAAGGCTGGCGACAAACAAGCCCAATCCGTTCTGGTTGAAAAGAACGTAGGCCTTGTATGGAGTATTGTAAAGAGATTTCAGAACAGAGGATATGAAGTTGATGATTTATTTCAAATAGGAAGCATTGGATTAATCAAGGCAATAAACAAGTTTGATACATCCTATGATGTCAAATTTTCTACATATGCTGTTCCTATGATAATCGGTGAAATAAAAAGATTTATCAGAGATGACGGAATAATAAAAGTAAGCAGATCTCTAAAGGAAGTTTCCTCAAAAGCGCGTATAACCAAAGAAATTATGAGCAAAGAGCTTGGGAGGGAGCCTACAATTAATGAAATTGCCCAACATATGAATATTTCACCTGAAGAGCTTGTCATGGCAATTGAAGCGGGATGTACCCCCGAATCTCTGTACAGCACTATAGGTGATGGAGAAAATTCGCCAATACTGCTTATAGATAGGATAGATGCTGCAAACAATAACAGCTGTGAAGTGGATCTTATTGATAAAATCGCCATACGGCAAATTCTGGATACACTGGATACTAGAGAGAGACAGATAATAATATTAAGATATTTCAAGGAAAAAACACAGGTTCAGATAGCAAAACTGCTTGGGATATCCCAGGTGCAGGTTTCTAGAATCGAGAAAAAGATACTCAGAGATATTAAATCTAAAATGATTGCAAATAATAATTAA
- the spoIIAA gene encoding anti-sigma F factor antagonist translates to MDVKLSRKGTTLVVRIMADMDHHSAQYLRQKIDSEITKATVKNIVFDFTNVNFMDSSGIGVVVGRYKNVCKLNGKAAIINANPKILQIFEMSGILKIIPVYNSLDTAISSMCG, encoded by the coding sequence TTGGATGTTAAACTTTCAAGAAAAGGGACAACCCTTGTTGTTAGAATAATGGCAGATATGGACCATCATTCGGCACAGTATCTCAGACAAAAAATAGATAGTGAGATTACCAAAGCAACTGTCAAAAATATTGTATTTGATTTTACCAATGTAAACTTTATGGACAGCTCGGGTATTGGCGTAGTTGTAGGACGGTACAAGAATGTATGCAAATTGAACGGTAAGGCGGCTATAATAAATGCAAATCCCAAAATATTGCAAATATTTGAGATGTCAGGCATATTAAAGATTATTCCTGTGTACAACAGTTTGGATACAGCTATTTCAAGCATGTGCGGTTAA
- the whiA gene encoding DNA-binding protein WhiA produces MSFSTIVKDELCRIELHDECCMKSEILGVILIGNLFSNEKILRNTKVVTENAAFARRIYSIFRRIYGICPEVSIRRSSKLKKHVSYSLTLVPNQMINKILYDFGISAFTEDEYIPAASTLEKVCCRKSFLRAAFLSGGSISDPEKTYHLEISTHNIMSAEMIKDLLDDYNINTKIIKRKGSYVAYIKEGEQIVDFLNIIGAHGALMELENVRILKDMRNNVNRIVNCETANLEKTVNASIRQIENIKYIESTIGIDKLPENLVEIADVRVQFRDASLKELGEMLHPKLGKSGVNHRLRKLDEIAERIRKNNQR; encoded by the coding sequence GTGTCTTTTTCAACTATAGTAAAAGATGAGCTTTGCCGGATTGAGCTTCATGACGAATGTTGCATGAAATCTGAAATTTTGGGGGTTATTCTAATAGGTAACCTTTTTTCCAATGAAAAAATATTGAGAAATACAAAAGTGGTTACTGAAAACGCCGCTTTTGCAAGAAGAATATATTCAATTTTCAGGAGAATTTACGGTATTTGCCCAGAGGTTTCCATCAGAAGAAGCAGCAAGCTTAAAAAGCATGTTTCCTATTCCCTTACATTGGTACCAAACCAGATGATTAACAAGATACTATATGACTTTGGGATAAGTGCTTTTACGGAGGATGAATACATTCCTGCTGCAAGTACACTTGAAAAGGTTTGCTGCCGGAAAAGCTTCTTGAGAGCGGCGTTTCTTTCAGGAGGTTCAATAAGTGATCCTGAAAAAACATATCATCTGGAAATTTCAACTCACAATATTATGTCTGCGGAAATGATAAAGGATTTACTGGATGACTATAACATAAACACAAAGATAATCAAAAGGAAGGGCAGCTATGTGGCTTATATAAAAGAAGGAGAGCAGATTGTTGATTTTCTTAATATCATTGGTGCACACGGGGCACTTATGGAGCTTGAAAACGTAAGGATTCTAAAGGATATGAGAAACAATGTCAACAGAATTGTAAACTGTGAAACTGCGAATCTTGAGAAAACCGTAAATGCTTCCATTAGGCAAATTGAAAACATTAAGTATATTGAATCTACCATAGGTATAGACAAGCTACCTGAGAACCTTGTGGAAATAGCCGACGTAAGAGTGCAATTCAGGGATGCAAGCCTTAAAGAGCTTGGAGAAATGCTTCATCCTAAACTGGGTAAATCGGGAGTTAACCACAGATTGAGGAAACTAGATGAAATAGCTGAACGAATTAGGAAAAATAATCAAAGGTAA
- a CDS encoding amylo-alpha-1,6-glucosidase — MDFGTSCWHSYQQGCQREWLVTNGIGGYASLSLICSNNRRYHGLLISASVPPTKRQLFLANVLEDMDFEDGSTVSLSSFKTAGGYVNSGFTHLQRVEYNYLPEFVYSYKDVFIKKKISMKQGDNTVIVQYEIRNGNKDAVLRLTPLVNNRDHHYISRSNNLKFSVRHDSKAICISGNGESEIRLLVDGGEFKSYNDCYFYDMFYEVERERGLDSTEDHFIPGCFSIKIKPWETKKVSFIATTETYDLDSLNVLRVIQSEEERLKELLNRAGLQNELCRSLVLAADNFIVYRKSTNSKTVIAGYPWFTDWGRDTMIAFSGLTLATGRYGDAKDILLTFSKYVNHGLIPNMFPDDGEEPAYNSVDAALWYFEAVYSYLSYTEDYTFIKENIYSCLKDICNYFIKGTIYDIKMTEDGLVTAGNENTQLTWMDAKVGDWIVTPRHGKAVEINALWYNALIIMSGLAERFGDLDIYSALAAKTKESFIKEFWNEKDQCLYDVINSNGKDADIRPNQILAIGLSFPVIDGCKAKKILNKVWEELYTPYGLRSLSSANKEYKGIYCGNPLERDGAYHQGTVWTWPLGRFIRAYILVNGGTEQARRNALEFIKPFTDHVKNGGMGSISEIFDGDNPHYPRGCFAQAWSVSEILRAAVEDIGIDQLGQRINY, encoded by the coding sequence ATGGACTTTGGAACAAGCTGTTGGCATAGCTACCAACAAGGCTGTCAAAGAGAATGGTTAGTCACAAACGGCATAGGCGGGTATGCATCACTGTCTCTTATATGTTCTAACAACAGAAGATATCACGGCTTATTGATTTCTGCATCAGTCCCTCCAACCAAAAGGCAGCTTTTTCTGGCAAATGTTCTTGAAGATATGGATTTTGAAGATGGCAGTACGGTTTCGCTAAGCTCCTTTAAGACCGCCGGAGGATATGTAAATAGCGGGTTTACCCATCTACAAAGGGTGGAATACAACTATCTTCCTGAATTTGTATATTCTTACAAGGACGTTTTTATAAAAAAGAAAATATCAATGAAGCAGGGCGATAATACGGTTATTGTACAGTATGAAATCCGTAACGGGAATAAGGACGCGGTCTTAAGGCTGACTCCTCTTGTAAATAATAGAGATCATCATTATATCAGCAGAAGTAATAATTTAAAATTCAGCGTAAGACATGATTCAAAAGCAATTTGTATATCGGGAAACGGGGAGTCAGAAATCAGATTGCTGGTGGATGGCGGGGAATTTAAAAGCTATAATGACTGCTATTTTTATGACATGTTTTATGAGGTTGAGAGAGAACGCGGCTTGGACTCAACTGAAGATCATTTTATACCCGGCTGCTTCAGCATAAAAATAAAACCCTGGGAAACAAAAAAAGTTTCGTTTATTGCAACAACTGAAACATATGATCTTGACAGCCTCAATGTATTACGGGTTATTCAGTCGGAAGAAGAAAGATTAAAAGAGCTTCTGAACAGGGCAGGCCTACAAAACGAGCTTTGCAGAAGTCTGGTACTTGCCGCGGATAATTTTATTGTATACAGAAAATCAACCAACTCTAAGACTGTCATAGCAGGATATCCGTGGTTTACCGACTGGGGCCGTGATACCATGATCGCCTTTAGCGGCCTTACACTGGCAACAGGCAGATATGGGGATGCAAAGGATATTTTATTGACGTTTTCAAAATATGTTAACCATGGACTTATACCAAATATGTTTCCGGATGACGGGGAAGAACCGGCCTATAACAGTGTAGATGCTGCTTTGTGGTATTTTGAGGCTGTCTATAGCTATCTTTCCTACACAGAAGACTATACTTTTATAAAGGAGAATATATATAGCTGTCTAAAGGATATTTGTAACTACTTTATAAAAGGTACTATATATGACATTAAAATGACCGAGGACGGCCTTGTGACGGCAGGGAATGAAAATACACAGCTCACATGGATGGATGCCAAGGTAGGAGATTGGATAGTCACACCACGCCATGGTAAAGCCGTAGAAATAAATGCATTATGGTATAACGCTTTAATCATAATGTCAGGACTGGCTGAAAGATTTGGTGATTTGGACATCTATTCGGCTTTGGCTGCCAAAACAAAAGAATCCTTTATAAAAGAATTCTGGAATGAAAAGGATCAATGTCTATACGATGTAATTAATTCAAATGGAAAAGATGCAGATATTCGGCCGAACCAGATTCTGGCTATCGGACTTTCATTTCCCGTTATTGACGGATGTAAAGCTAAAAAAATCCTAAACAAGGTGTGGGAAGAGCTTTACACACCCTATGGTCTCAGGTCGCTATCAAGTGCAAACAAGGAATATAAGGGTATTTATTGCGGAAATCCTCTTGAAAGGGACGGTGCATACCATCAGGGTACCGTATGGACATGGCCTCTTGGAAGGTTTATAAGGGCATACATCCTTGTAAACGGAGGAACCGAGCAGGCAAGACGTAATGCATTGGAATTTATAAAACCGTTTACAGACCATGTTAAAAACGGCGGAATGGGTAGTATTTCGGAAATATTTGACGGGGACAATCCGCACTATCCAAGAGGGTGCTTTGCACAGGCTTGGAGTGTATCCGAGATACTGAGGGCGGCTGTGGAAGACATAGGTATTGACCAGCTTGGACAAAGAATAAATTATTAG